A stretch of Passer domesticus isolate bPasDom1 chromosome 23, bPasDom1.hap1, whole genome shotgun sequence DNA encodes these proteins:
- the KMT2A gene encoding histone-lysine N-methyltransferase 2A isoform X3, whose translation MAHSGRWRFPARPGSGGWGRRGPGGSRLRVPAVHSLRPAEPAAAPATAGEGERGGPCSGGAAGSGGGGAAPGPGGPAAAAGPGFDAALQVSATIGINLRRFRAACGAEAGSGEDEQFLGFGSDEEVKVRSPTRSPTVKSSPRKPRGRPRSSSDRSSAVLSDSSSVCSPSSKSETTSMEKVKKKESKSGEKRRGRPPALTSVKFKLSQEKDTSDIQKGSKEEKESLKKIKRSPSTTFQQATKIKKLRTSKLSPLKSKFKPGAKIQIGRKSVQIVRRRGRPPSSERLKTSSTLVINSQLEKPQRIRKEKDGTPPLTKEEKAAVRQSPRRIKPVRIIPSTKRTDAAIAKQLLQRAKKGAQKKIEKEAAKLQGRMGRTQLKNIRQFIMPVVSAISSRIIKTPKRFIEDEDYDPPIKISRLESTPNSRFSTTSCGSSEKSSAASQHSSQMSSDSSRSSSPSVDTSTDSQASEEMQMLSEERSNTPEVHTPLPVSQSPENDNGDRRNRRFSITERSFGQRTAKKLSALPSMPQQQSSSSPPPPLLTPPPPLQPASSISDHTPWLMPPTIPLASPFLPASAAPMQEKRKSILREPTFRWTSLKHSRSEPQYFSSAKYAKEGLIRKPIFDNFRPPPLTPEDVGFASGFSTPGATAPTRLFSLHSGARFDMHKRSPLLRAPRFTPSEAHSRIFESVTLPSSVGRATTGTSATGTSSRRRKRKAFSPIRSEPRSPSHSMRTRSGRLSTSDLTTLTPQSSVSSSLTSISVSSLATSALNSTFTFPSHSLSQSGESAERSQRPRKQTSAPAEPFSSGSPTPLFPWFTSSPQTERGKNKDRAAEELSKDKDADKGLEKDKSREKDREREKENKRESKKEKRRKGSEIQSSAALFPVGKMPKEKVSEDAAASSSAKKTAGRKKSAAVDATAEVSTAALVDTTAVKTKTSKKGRGGLDKSDLDLSPTVPSLEKEKALRLSAPSSSTVKHSASSISSMLAQADKLPMTDKRVASLLKKAKAQLYKIEKSKSLKQADQPKAQGQESDSSETSVRGPRIKHVCRRAAVALGRKRAVFPDDMPTLSALPWEEREKILSSMGNDDKSSIAGSEEAEPVAPPIKPIKPVTRNKAQQEPPVKKGRRSRRCGQCSGCQVPEDCGVCTNCLDKPKFGGRNIKKQCCKMRKCQNLQWMPSKAYLQKQAKAAKKKEKKSKTNEKKESHSGKNQLDSGQKQTPQAVVPREDNSGKKSSEPARKPVEEKHEDGNSSVPVSEPKQVPASGTRKTGKQTSQPVQLPPPQPPSSGPLKKEAPKLSTSEPKKKQTPQPEIGTEQSKQKKIAPRPTFPVKQKPKEKEKPPPLSKPESSTLNLLSTLTNGSSSKQKPPTDGVHRIRVDFKEDCEVENVWEMGGLGIVTSVPITPRVVCFLCASSGHVEFVYCQVCCEPFHKFCLEESERPQEDQLENWCCRRCKFCHVCGRQHQATKLLECNKCRNSYHPECLGPNYPTKPTKKKKVWICTKCVRCKSCGSTTPGKGWDAQWSHDFSLCHDCAKLFAKGNFCPLCDKCYDDDDYESKMMQCGKCDRWVHSKCENLSDEMYEILSNLPESVAYTCINCTEQHPAEWRLALEKELQISLKQVLTALLNSRTTSHLLRYRQAAKPPDLNPETEESIPSRSSPEGPDPPVLTEVTKQEEQQPLDLEGVKKKMDQGSYISVLDFSDDIVKIIQAAINADGGQPEIKKANSMVKSFFIRQMERVFPWFSVKKSRFWEPNKVTSNSGMLPNAVLPPSLDHNYAQWQEREESSRTEQPPLMKKIIPAPKLRGPGEPDSPTPLHPPTPPISGSDRSREDSPELNPPPDVEDNRQCALCLKYGDDSANDAGRLLYIGQNEWTHVNCALWSAEVFEDDDGSLKNVHMAVIRGKQLRCEFCQKSGATVGCCLTSCTSNYHFMCSRVKNCVFLDDKKVYCQRHRDLIKGEVVPENGFEVLRRVFVDFEGISLRRKFLSGLEPENIHMMIGSMTIDCLGILNDLSDCEDKLFPIGYQCSRVYWSTTDARKRCVYTCKIMECRPPVVEPDINSTVEHDDNRTIAHSPVPLTEILPKDTRSTPEIVNPPSPDRPLHSQTSSSCYYPVVSKGPRIRVPSYPSAQRSPGSRPLPSAGSPTPVTHEIVTVGDPLLSSGLKSIGSRRHSTSSLSQQQSKLRMISPTRAGNTYSRHSVSSVSSVGASSEYEPAAKSTDRFVGSASTGPPSAPVQSCSASSSSQKTVATTGNKTYQLDSSQSTEGKHSSSSDLVAKGAPSKGEKMKTSKDPDYLSHTFVSGGSSKVSTQPTSSSATEMNKIGTFQECSGSFSSKEAIPFPPLHQRGPRKDRDQHVEPLQPEKTTVVDEIDAKTLKAAGVNNRSPAASEQVVTAPRDKRHKGKKLMKDSFKEKHSLKSLTETSQPVGSDELKPDFGNQGLATEQISQRLCNNIPAEKAGEKSPSSQGPSKGSAVQAETAPKESQAPRKRTVKVTLTPLKMESDNQSKSAQQESDAETQSAGADLAALAEPSSASESLEENPVIQGSPNEPPAQESQNNTYENLAIQDNSLMLQDGAKAQEESSYKRRYPRRSARARSNMFFGLTPLYGVRSYGEEDIPFYSNSTGKKRGKRSAEGQVDGADDLSTSDEDDLYYYNFTRTVVSSNTEERLASHSLFREEEQCDLPKISQLDGVDDGTESDTSVTATTRKVSQVSKRSGKENGTENLKLDRAEEAGEKVQVTKSSTVHKTDPKIDNCHPVSRVKAQGQDSLEAQLSSLETGRRAHASTPADKTLLDTFNTELLKSDSDNNNSDDCGNILPSDIMDFVLKNTPSMQALGESPESSSSELLTLGEGLGLDSNRGKDMGLFEVFSQQLPTAEPVDSSVSSSISAEEQFELPLELPSDLSVLTTRSPTVPSQNHNRLAVISESSLSSSGERSMLAIPSTESGEKRVTVTEKSASGEGDAALLSPGVDPSPEGHMTPDHFIQGHIDAEHIASPACGPVEQGHGSNQDLTRNSGTPGIQVPVSPTVPLQGQKYVPNSTDSPGPSQISNAAVQTTPPHLKPAAEKLLVVNQNMQPLYVLQTLPNGVTQKIQLTPSVSSAQSVMETNTSVLGPMGSGLTLTTGLNPSLPPSQSLFPPTSKGLLPMSHHQHIHPFPTPAQTGFPPNISSPSPGLLIGVQPPPDPQLLVSEASQRTDLGTAASTPAAALGKKRPISRLQSRKNKKLAPSGTPSAIAPSDMVSNMTLINFAPSQISNHPLDLGTIANSTSHRTVPNIIKRSKSGVMYFEQTSLLPQGGTTTAVSTSPSIIGADASHLPAGPVSGLTSSSSVLNVVSMQATAAPSTGGSVPGHVLGQSSVTLTSPGLLGDLGSISNLLIKASQQSLGLQEQHMTLPPSSGMFSQLGASQTPSTAAMTAASSICVLPSAQTMGMTVAPSSADPEGSYQLQHMTQLLGNKTGVASSQLDLSTVSATTQLSSFPQLVDVPNNTGLEQSKASSSVMHASSASPGGSPSPGQQSASSSVLGATKMKPKVKRIQPLLDKGNGKKHKTSHAWAGSSEAHVPEKGAVAVPQVSVTGTPAVKADVQDAASVDQPLQKPHGQSAGQPAVVPEPQSTQNSINEQENAGSKALEEEESTFSSPLMFWLQQEQKRKECLGEKKPKKGLVFEISSDDGFQICAESIEDAWKSLTDKVQEARSNARLKQLSFAGVNGLRMLGIIHDTVVFLIEQLYGAKHCHNYKFRFHKPEEANEPPLNPHGSARAEVHLRKSAFDMFNFLASKHRQPPEYNPNDEEEEEVQLKSARRATSMDLPMPMRFRHLKKTSKEAVGVYRSPIHGRGLFCKRNIDAGEMVIEYSGNVIRSILTDKREKYYDSKGIGCYMFRIDDSEVVDATMHGNAARFINHSCEPNCYSRVINIDGQKHIVIFAMRKIYRGEELTYDYKFPIEDASNKLPCNCGAKKCRKFLN comes from the exons GATGAACAGTTTTTAGGTTTTGGTTCAGATGAAGAAGTTAAAGTACGAAGTCCCACCAGGTCCCCCACAG TTAAATCTAGTCCACGGAAACCTCGCGGGAGGCCCCGGAGCAGTTCTGACCGAAGTTCAGCTGTACTGTCAGACTCCTCATCAGTGTGTTCCCCTTCAAGCAAGTCTGAAACCACATCCATGGAGAAAGTAAAGAAGAAGGAGTCTaagagtggggaaaaaagacGAGGAAGACCTCCAGCACTTACAAGTGTGAAATTCAAATTGTCACAGGAGAAGGACACATCAGACATTCAGAAGGgcagcaaagaagaaaaagagagtctgaaaaaaatcaaaagatcaCCATCCACTACATTTCAGCAAGCAACTAAAATCAAGAAATTAAGAACTAGTAAGCTTTCCCCACTGAAATCTAAATTTAAGCCTGGGGCAAAAATTCAGATTGGGAGGAAGAGCGTTCAGATTGTGCGCAGGAGAGGCAGGCCACCGTCCTCTGAACGTTTAAAGACTTCCTCAACTTTAGTCATAAACTCACAGCTGGAGAAACCCCAGAGGATTCGCAAAGAAAAGGATGGCACACCGCCTCTCACgaaggaggagaaggctgcTGTCAGACAGAGTCCACGCAGGATTAAGCCTGTCAGGATTATACCTTCCACCAAAAGGACGGATGCTGCGATTGCTAAGCAACTCTTGCAGAGGGCTAAAAAGGGAGCGCAAAAAAAGATTGAGAAAGAAGCAGCCAAATTGCagggcaggatggggagaaCACAGCTCAAAAATATTCGACAGTTCATCATGCCAGTTGTGAGTGCAATCTCATCACGGATTATCAAAACACCCAAACGGTTTATTGAGGATGAAGACTACGATCCTCCTATTAAAATATCCAGACTAGAATCCACACCAAACAGCAGGTTCAGCACTACATCTTGTGGCTCCAGTGAAAAGTCCAGCGCCGCTTCTCAACATTCATCTCAGATGTCTTCAGATTCCTCACGGTCCAGCAGCCCCAGCGTGGATACATCTACAGACTCCCAGGCTTCTGAGGAGATGCAGATGCTTTCTGAGGAGCGAAGCAATACTCCAGAGGTTCACACTCCCCTGCCTGTTTCTCAGTCCCCTGAAAACGATAATGGTGATAGAAGAAATAGAAGGTTTTCAATAACAGAAAGAAGTTTTGGCCAGAGGACTGCAAAAAAGCTGTCAGCCTTACCAAGCATGCCACAGCAGCagtcctcctcctctcctcctccccctttGCTCACTCCCCCCCCACCACTGCAGCCTGCTTCAAGCATCTCAGACCATACCCCTTGGCTTATGCCTCCAACCATACCGTTAGCCTCACCCTTTCTTCCTGCTTCTGCTGCACCGATGcaagagaaacgaaagtcaatTCTGCGAGAGCCAACATTTAGGTGGACCTCCCTGAAACATTCCAGGTCAGAGCCACAGTACTTCTCATCAGCAAAATATGCCAAAGAGGGTCTTATTCGCAAACCGATATTTGATAACTTCAGACCCCCGCCGCTGACACCGGAGGACGTTGGCTTTGCTTCTGGCTTCTCAACACCAGGTGCCACAGCCCCCACACGTCTCTTTTCGCTTCACTCTGGAGCCAGGTTTGATATGCACAAGAGAAGTCCTCTGCTGCGAGCGCCACGATTCACACCAAGCGAGGCCCACTCCCGGATCTTCGAGTCTGTAACGTTGCCCTCGTCTGTCGGTCGTGCCACCACGGGGACCTCTGCCACGGGCACGTCCTCGCGGCGGCGGAAGAGGAAAGCCTTCAGCCCCATCCGATCAGAGCCCAGGTCTCCTTCGCACTCCATGAGGACGAGGAGCGGGAGGCTTAGTACCTCTGACCTGACAACTCTCACCCCACAGTCTTCTGTCTCTTCCTCATTAACTAGTATTTCAGTTAGTTCTCTTGCCACTAGTGCCTTAAATTCAACTTTTACTTTTCCCTCCCATTCCCTATCGCAGTCTGGGGAATCAGCAGAAAGAAGCCAGAGACCAAGGAAGCAGACAAGTGCTCCAGCAGAGCCTTTCTCATCTGGTAGCCCTACTCCTCTCTTCCCCTGGTTCACATCAAGTCCCCAGACAGAGAGAGGCAAAAACAAGGAcagggcagcagaagagctCTCCAAAGATAAAGATGCTGACAAAGGCCTGGAGAAGGACAAGAGCAGAgagaaagacagagagagagaaaaggagaataAACGAGAGtcaaagaaagagaagaggagaaaagggTCAGAAATACAGAGCAGCGCTGCTTTGTTTCCTGTAGGTAAAATGCCCAAAGAAAAAGTCAGTGAAGATGCTGCAGCATCATCGTCCGCCAAGAAAACTGCCGGGCGGAAGAAGTCTGCAGCAGTAGATGCCACGGCAGAAgtttccactgctgctctggtaGATACAACAGCTGTCAAAACCAAAACATCCAAGAAAGGTAGAGGGGGGCTGGACAAATCAGACCTGGACCTCAGCCCCACTGTGCCGTctttggagaaggaaaaagctcTGCGTCTTTCTGCTCCTTCATCAAGCACTGTTAAACATTCTGCTTCCTCCAtcagttctatgttggctcaaGCAGACAAACTGCCAATGACTGACAAGAGGGTAGCCAGTCTTCTGAAAAAGGCAAAAGCCCAGCTGTACAAGATTGAGAAGAGCAAGTCCCTCAAGCAAGCAGATCAGCCAAAAGCACAG GGGCAAGAGAGTGATTCATCAGAAACGTCAGTCCGAGGACCGCGAATAAAGCATGTTTGCAGGAGAGCAGCTGTTGCACTGGGCCGCAAGCGAGCGGTGTTTCCTGATGACATGCCCACTCTGAGTGCCTTACCATGGGAAGAGCGGGAGAAGATACTGTCTTCCATGGGGAATGATG ATAAGTCATCGATAGCTGGCTCAGAAGAGGCTGAACCTGTTGCTCCACCAATCAAGCCCATTAAGCCGGTCACCAGGAACaaggcacagcaggagcccccagtgaaGAAGGGCCGGCGCTCCAGGCGCTGCGGGCAGTGTTCGGGCTGTCAGGTTCCAGAGGACTGTGGGGTCTGCACTAACTGTCTAGACAAACCCAAGTTTGGTGGGCGCAATATAAAGAAGCAGTGCTGCAA AATGAGGAAATGTCAGAATCTACAGTGGATGCCTTCAAAAGCTTATCTCCAGAAGCAAGCTAAAG ctgcaaaaaagaaagagaagaaatccAAGACaaatgagaagaaagaaagCCATTCTGGAAAAAACCAGTTGGACTCTGGACAGAAACAGACTCCTCAGGCTGTTGTACCAAGAGAAGACAATTCTGGGAAGAAGAGCAGTGAGCCTGCCCGTAAGCCTGTTGAGGAAAAGCATGAGGATGGGAATTCCTCCGTTCCCGTGTCAGAGCCCAAACAGGTCCCTGCGTCTGGTACCAGAAAGACTGGCAAGCAGACGTCCCAGCCAGTCCAGCTCCCCCCTCCTCAGCCACCAAGCTCAGGACCTTTGAAAAAAGAAGCACCTAAACTTAGCACTTCTGAGCCCAAGAAAAAGCAGACTCCCCAGCCAGAAATAG GCACAgaacaaagcaaacagaaaaaaattgctccCCGTCCAACTTTCCCTGTGAAACAGAAACCAAAAGAAAAG GAAAAGCCCCCTCCTCTAAGCAAGCCAGAGAGCAGCACACTGAACTTGCTCAGCACTCTGACTAACGGCAGCAGTTCCAAGCAAAAGCCACCTACAGATGGAGTCCACAGAATCCGAGTGGATTTCAAG GAGGACTGTGAAGTGGAGAATGTTTGGGAGATGGGTGGGTTAGGCATCGTCACCTCGGTACCTATTACTCCCAGGGTGGTGTGTTttctctgtgccagcagtggaCATGTGGAG TTTGTATATTGCCAGGTCTGCTGTGAGCCCTTCCACAAGTTCTGCCTGGAGGAGAGCGAGCGGCCCCAGGAAGATCAgctggagaactggtgctgccGTCGCTGCAAGTTCTGCCACGTCTGTGGGAGACAGCACCAGGCCACCAAG TTGCTGGAGTGTAACAAGTGCCGAAACAGCTATCACCCTGAGTGCCTGGGCCCAAACTACCCAACAAAACCcaccaagaaaaagaaagtttgG ATATGTACCAAATGTGTTCGCTGCAAGAGCTGTGGATCAACAACACCGGGCAAAGGATGGGATGCACAGTGGTCTCATGACTTCTCCCTGTGTCATGATTGTGCCAAACTCTTTGCTAAAG GAAATTTTTGTCCTCTTTGTGACAAATGCTACGATGATGACGACTACGAGAGCAAGATGATGCAGTGTGGGAAATGCGACCGCTGGGTCCACTCCAAATGTGAAAACCTTTCTG ATGAAATGTATGAGATACTCTCCAACTTGCCCGAGAGCGTTGCATACACCTGCATTAACTGTACAGAGCAGCATCCTGCAGAGTGGCGTCTGGCActggaaaaggagctgcagaTTTCCTTGAAGCAGGTTTTAACAGCCCTGTTGAATTCCAGAACCACCAGCCACTTGCTGCGGTATCGACAG GCAGCAAAACCGCCTGATTTAAATCCTGAGACAGAAGAGAGTATCCCATCCAGAAGCTCTCCTGAGGGTCCCGATCCTCCTGTCCTAACAGAAGTCACTAAACAGGAGGAGCAGCAACCTCTGGATCTGGaaggagtgaaaaaaaaaatggatcaAGGAAGTTACATTTCTGTG TTGGATTTTAGTGATGACATCGTGAAGATAATTCAAGCAGCCATTAATGCTGATGGCGGGCAGCCAGAGATTAAGAAAGCCAACAGCATGGTCAAGTCCTTCTTTATTCGG CAAATGGAGCGTGTTTTTCCATGGTTCAGTGTAAAAAAGTCCAGATTTTGGGAGCCAAATAAAGTAACAAGCAA CAGTGGTATGTTGCCGAACGCGGTGCTGCCCCCATCGCTCGACCATAATTATGCTCAGTGGCAGGAGCGTGAAGAGAGCAGCCGCACTGAACAGCCCCCTCTGATGAAGAAAATCATTCCAGCTCCGAAACTCAGAGGGCCTGGAGAGCCAGATTCACCAACTCCTCTGCATCCTCCTACACCGCCCATCTCTG GCTCTGACAGGAGCAGAGAGGATAGTCCTGAACTGAACCCACCTCCAGATGTGGAAGACAACAGGCAGTGTGCATTGTGCCTGAAATATGGTGATGACAGTGCTAAC GATGCTGGACGTCTTCTCTATATTGGCCAAAATGAATGGACACATGTGAACTGTGCTTTGTGgtcagcagaagtgtttgaagATGATGATGGTTCTCTGAAAAATGTGCACATGGCTGTTATCCGGGGAAAGCAGCTG AGGTGTGAGTTCTGCCAGAAGTCAGGCGCCACAGTGGGCTGCTGCCTCACTTCCTGCACCAGTAACTATCATTTCATGTGCTCACGAGTCAAGAACTGTGTCTTTCTGGATGATAAGAAAGTTTATTGCCAGAGGCATCGTGACTTGATCAAAGGAGAG GTGGTTCCTGAGAATGGGTTTGAAGTTCTTAGGAGAGTTTTTGTGGACTTTGAAGGGATCAGTTTGAGAAGAAAATTTCTTAGTGGCTTGGAACCAGAGAACATCCACATGATGATTG GTTCAATGACAATTGACTGCTTAGGAATTCTGAATGACCTCTCAGACTGTGAAGATAAGTTGTTTCCCATCGGCTATCA GTGCTCCAGGGTGTACTGGAGCACAACAGATGCCAGGAAGCGCTGTGTGTATACCTGCAAGATCATGGAGTGCCGGCCTCCGGTCGTAGAACCTGACATCAACAGCACTGTAGAGCATGATGATAATAGAACAATTGCCCATAGCCCAGTTCCCCTTACAG aaattcttcctaaaGACACCCGAAGTACACCTGAAATTGTAAACCCACCATCACCAGATCGTCCCTTGCATTCTCAGACCTCTAGTTCCTGCTACTACCCGGTGGTCTCCAAGGGTCCCAGGATCAGGGTGCCAAGTTACCCCTCTGCACAGAGGTCTCCTGGCTCACGGCCGTTACCCTCCGCAG GAAGTCCTACCCCAGTGACCCATGAAATAGTGACAGTAGGAGATCCTTTGCTGTCCTCGGGACTTAAGAGCATTGGTTCTCGGAGACACAGCACCTCTTCTTTGTCACAGCAACAATCCAAACTCCGGATGATTTCCCCTACACGAGCTGGGAACACTTACTCCAGGCACAGTGTGTCTTCAGTTTCCAGCGTGGGGGCCTCTTCAGAGTATGAACCTGCTGCCAAAAGTACTGACCGCTTTGTGGGGTCAGCAAGCACAGGTCCTCCAAGTGCTCCAGTTCAAAGTTGCTCTGCCAGTTCAAGCTCCCAGAAAACAGTGGCTACAActggaaataaaacttaccagctGGATTCATCTCAGTCTACAGAAGGGAAACATTCCAGCAGTTCAGATTTAGTAGCCAAAGGTGCACCTTCTaagggagagaaaatgaaaacctCAAAGGACCCAGATTATTTGTCTCATACTTTTGTTTCTGGAGGAAGCTCCAAAGTGTCCACTCAGCCAACCAGTTCATCAGCCACGGAAATGAATAAAATAGGAACCTTTCAAGAGTGTTCAGGATCATTTTCTTCCAAAGAAGCAATACCCTTTCCACCTTTGCATCAGAGAGGCCCAAGGAAAGACAGAGATCAGCACGTGGAACCTTTACAGCCAGAGAAAACGACTGTGGTTGATGAGATAGATGCAAAAACGTTGAAGGCTGCTGGGGTAAACAATAGATCTCCTGCAGCAAGTGAGCAGGTAGTTACTGCCCCCAGAGATAAACGTCATAAAGgcaaaaaattaatgaaagacAGTTTTAAAGAGAAGCATTCCCTGAAATCTCTTACAGAGACAAGTCAACCAGTGGGCAGTGATGAACTGAAACCAGACTTTGGCAATCAGGGTTTGGCAACTGAACAAATTAGTCAGAGGTTATGTAATAATATTCCTGCTGAAAAAGCTGGTGAGAAGTCTCCATCTTCACAAGGGCCATCTAAAGGGTCTGCAGTGCAGGCTGAAACAGCCCCTAAGGAATCCCAGGCACCCAGGAAACGCACTGTTAAAGTTACTCTGACTCCTCTCAAAATGGAAAGCGACAACCAGTCCAAAAGTGCACAGCAGGAAAGTGATGCTGAAACTCAGTCTGCAGGGGCAGACCTGGCTGCTTTGGCAGAGCCCTCCTCAGCTTCAGAAAGCCTGGAAGAGAACCCTGTAATTCAGGGAAGTCCAAATGAACCACCAGCACAGGAATCTCAGAATAACACATATGAAAATTTGGCCATTCAAGATAACAGCTTGATGCTCCAGGATGGTGCTAAAGCTCAAGAAGAAAGCTCATACAAGCGGAGGTATCCAAGGAGAAGTGCTCGGGCCAGATCCAATATGTTCTTTGGATTGACTCCTCTGTATGGTGTGAGGTCCTACGGAGAGGAAGACATTCCCTTCTACAGTAACTCAACTGGCAAGAAGCGAGGGAAGCGGTCTGCAGAAGGACAGGTGGATGGAGCAGATGACTTGAGCACATCAGATGAAGATGACTTGTACTACTACAACTTCACAAGGACAGTGGTTTCCTcaaacacagaggagaggcTCGCATCCCATAGCTTATtcagggaggaggagcagtGTGATCTTCCAAAAATCTCACAGCTAGATGGTGTGGATGATGGAACTGAAAGTGATACAAGTGTCACGGCAACAACCAGAAAAGTCAGCCAGGTATCTAAAAGGAGTGGCAAAGAGAATGGGACAGAGAACTTAAAGCTGGATAGAGCTGAAGAAGCTGGTGAGAAAGTGCAAGTCACCAAGAGCTCCACCGTCCACAAGACCGACCCCAAGATTGATAACTGCCACCCTGTGAGCAGGGTCAAAGCTCAGGGTCAGGACtctctggaagcacagctgagcTCGTTGGAAACAGGCCGCAGGGCTCATGCAAGCACACCTGCTGACAAGACCTTACTGGACACCTTCAACACAGAACTTCTGAAATCCGACTCTGACAACAACAACAGCGACGACTGTGGGAACATACTCCCTTCTGACATCATGGACTTCGTGCTGAAGAACACACCATCTATGCAAGCCTTGGGAGAAAGTCCGGAGTCCTCATCATCTGAACTCCTGACGCTTGGAGAAGGTTTAGGTCTTGACAGCAACCGGGGCAAGGATATGGGATTGTTTGAGGTGTtctcccagcagctgcccacCGCCGAACCAGTGGACAGCAGTGTCTCTTCCTCCATATCAGCAGAGGAGCAGTTTGAATTGCCACTGGAACTTCCTTCTGATCTCTCTGTTCTGACCACTCGCAGCCCTACGGTGCCCAGCCAAAATCACAACAGGCTTGCCGTCATTTCGGAGTCTTCACTTTCCTCCTCAGGAGAGAGGTCAATGCTTGCCATACCTTCCACAGAGTCTGGGGAGAAGAGAGTGACAGTCACAGAAAAATCTGCCTCAGGAGAAGGTGACGCAGCTCTCCTGAGTCCAGGGGTAGACCCAAGCCCTGAAGGACACATGACTCCTGATCACTTCATCCAGGGTCACATAGATGCAGAGCATatagccagcccagcctgcggCCCTGTCGAGCAAGGGCATGGCAGCAACCAAGATTTAACAAGAAACAGTGGGACCCCGGGTATCCAGGTGCCAGTATCACCCACTGTTCCCCTCCAGGGCCAGAAGTATGTGCCAAACTCCACTGACAGCCCTGGCCCCTCGCAAATCTCCAACGCTGCAGTGCAGACAACACCACCCCACCTCAAGCCAGCCGCAGAAAAACTTCTGGTAGTTAATCAAAACATGCAGCCCCTGTACGTCCTCCAAACTCTTCCTAACGGTGTCACCCAAAAGATACAGTTAACACCTTCTGTTAGTTCTGCACAGAGTGTGATGGAAACCAACACTTCAGTGCTGGGGCCCATGGGGAGTGGGCTCACGCTGACCACAGGACTGAATCCGAGCTTGCCTCCATCTCAGTCATTATTCCCTCCCACGAGCAAGGGTCTACTGCCCATGTCCCATCACCAGCATATACATCCCTTCCCCACGCCTGCTCAGACAGGCTTCCCACCAAACATCAGCAGTCCTTCACCAGGTCTTCTAATCGGGGTGCAGCCACCCCCTGATCCTCAGCTCTTAGTGTCTGAAGCTAGTCAGAGGACAGACCTTGGTACTGCTGCTTCTacaccagctgctgccctgggcaagAAACGGCCCATATCTCGTCTGCAGTCACGGAAGAACAAGAAGTTGGCTCCTTCTGGAACCCCTTCTGCTATAGCTCCTTCTGATATGGTCTCCAACATGACCTTAATTAATTTTGCTCCTTCTCAGATTTCTAACCACCCGCTGGACTTGGGAACCATTGCGAATTCAACATCCCATAGAACCGTTCCCAATATTATCAAAAGGTCAAAGTCTGGGGTCATGTATTTCGAGCAAACATCTTTGCTCCCACAAGGTGGGACCACTACTGCAGTCAGCACGTCTCCCAGCATTATTGGTGCAGATGCCAGTCACCTCCCAGCAGGGCCTGTATCAGGCCTTACATCGAGTTCCTCAGTGCTGAATGTCGTATCCATGCAGGCCACAGCAGCCCCTAGTACTGGGGGGTCAGTTCCTGGTCACGTTTTGGGACAAAGCTCAGTAACCTTAACAAGCCCTGGATTATTGGGGGACCTTGGTTCGATAAGCAACCTCCTGATCAAAGCTAGTCAGCAAAGCCTTGGCCTTCAGGAGCAGCATATGACTTTGCCACCAAGTTCTGGGATGTTTTCACAGCTGGGAGCATCTCAGACTCCATCTACAGCAGCCATGACAGCAGCATCAAGCATATGTGTTCTACCCTCAGCACAGACAATGGGCATGACAGTCGCTCCTTCGTCTGCTGACCCAGAAGGCTCGTACCAGCTGCAGCACATGACACAGCTTTTAGGCAACAAAACTGGGGTTGCATCCTCCCAGCTGGACCTTAGCACAGTTTCGGCGACAACGCAGTTGTCGAGCTTTCCACAGCTGGTCGATGTTCCAAACAATACTGGACTCGAACAAAGCAAGGCTTCCTCATCAGTGATGCATGCCAGCTCAGCATCTCCAGGAGGCTCCCCATCACCTGGTCAGCAGTCTGCGAGTAGCTCTGTGCTGGGTGCCACAAAAATGAAGCCAAAAGTCAAACGCATCCAGCCATTGTTAGACAAAGGCAATGGAAAGAAGCACAAAACTTCTCACGCATGGGCTGGTTCTTCTGAAGCTCACGTTCCCGAAAAAGGGGCTGTTGCTGTACCCCAGGTCTCAGTTACAGG gactCCTGCTGTGAAGGCAGATGTGCAGGACGCAGCCAGCGTAGATCAGCCGTTGCAGAAGCCACACGGGCAGTCTGCAGG GCAACCGGCTGTGGTCCCAGAACCTCAATCAACACAGAACTCAATAAATGAGCAAGAAAATGCAG GCTCAAAAGCTCTTGAGGAAGAAGAGAGCACTTTCAGCTCCCCTCTTATGTTTTGGcttcagcaagaacaaaagaggaAAGAGTGTCTTGgcgaaaagaaaccaaaaaaaggtTTGGTTTTTGAGATCTCTAGTGACGATGGTTTTCAGATCTGCGCAGAAAGCATTGAAG